In the genome of Raphanus sativus cultivar WK10039 chromosome 9, ASM80110v3, whole genome shotgun sequence, the window ATTTTGACGTGAAGAGGAAGCAGAAAAAGGGTCTATTCCGGTTTGATAGACGTCTTAAGGGCAAACCTGAGATCAGGAAATTGGTAGAAGAGCAATGGAGCGAGGAACCATTCGAGTCTGTCCTAGCTAAGATTGGAAGAATCCGATTTGGAATCATGCAGTGgactaagaaaaaaaatcaagacagtACCCGAACCATTTTAAAGACGCAGCAGGAGTTAGAGGCAGCACTCTCTAGTGCAACACCGGATGCTGAACTTATTGGTTCACTGACGGCAGCTTTGGAAGCAGCATACAAGGAGGAGGAGGCCTTTTGGAGGCAGAGGAGTCGTGTACAATGGCTCAACAGTGGCGATAGGAATACTAGCTTCTTCCATGCGGCTACAAGGGGTCGTCGAGCGATTAATAAGTTTGCAGTGATAGAGGATTCTCGTGGCAAGGCTGTATACAAAGAAGAGGAGATCGTACAGTGTATCACGGAATACTTTGCTCAAATCTTCTCATCGCAGATGGCAAACTCAGAACAGGTGGTACTAGATGGATTAACTCCTCTGGTCACTGATGAGATGAACCAGACTCTGATAGCGCCTCCATCTGCTCTCGAAATCAAGGAGGCTCTGTTTTCGATCAACGCCGATAAGGCTCCAGGACCAGACGGTTTCTCGTCAGCTTTTACCAATCATTTTGGGACATCATTGGAGAAGATATAGTAAAGGACATTCAGGTGTTCTTTTCATCAGGAGCTCTAGACCCGCGTCAGAATGAAACGCACGTCCGTCTCATACCAAAGATCTCGGGTCCGAGGAAAGTGGCCGATTATCGGCCCATAGCCTTATGCAATACGCATTATAAGATCATTGCAAAACTGCTTACCCGGAGACTCCAGCCACTCCTTCCGGTGTTAATATCGGACCATCAATCCGCTTTTGTCAAAGGACGTGCGATCTCGGATAATGTACTCATTACACATGAGATACTCCACTATCTTCAACATTCGGGAGCGACAGTCAGATGCAGTATGGCTATAAAGACTGATATGAGCAAGGCGTATGATCGCATCTAATGGGAGTTTCTGCGAAATGTTCTTGTCCGGTTTGGCTTTCATGAGCTTTGGGTCTCCTGGATAATGAACTGTGTTTCGTCAGTCTCTTACTCCTATTTGATAAATGGAACAGCGCAAGGAGTAGTGCGCCCATCTAGAGGAATCCGGCAAGGCGATCCCCTCTCTCCTTACCTCTTTATATTGTGTACGGAAGTGTTATCGGGGCTTTGTAAAAAAGCGCAACAGCAAGGTGAAGTGGTGGGAGTCAAGGTGGCTCGTAACTGCCCGGCTATTAACCATCTGTTGTTTGCGGACGACACGATGTTCTTTAGTAGAACAGACCCTCGGAGTTGTGCTGCGCTAGTAAGAATCCTAAGGATGTATGAGGATGCGTCTGGCCAGTTTATCAACCTCGACAAGTCTGCCATAACATTTTCAGCAAAAACACCCGGAGCTACAAAAAGAAGAGTCAGGGAACAACTTCACATCCTTAATGAGGGAGGCATGGGGAAATATTTAGGCTTACCGGAAAATTTCTGTCGGAGGAAACGAGATATTTTTGCTTCACTAGTGGATAGAATCCGACAACGATCTCACAGCTGGACGTCACGCTTCCTCTCGGGTGCAGGAAAGATGATCCTCTTGAAAGCAGTACTGGCGGCAATGCCATCCTATGCCATGTCATGCTTTAAACTTCCCCTTTCACTGTGTAAGCAAATACAATCTATCCTAACAAGGTTTTGGTGGGATGCATCACCGGAAGTTAGGAAGATTTGTTGGGTGTCGTGGCAAACTCTCACCAAACCAAAGAACGTCGGTGGTTTAGGTTTTAGAGAAATAACCCAATTCAATGATGCCTTACTGGCTAAGCTATCTTGGAGGATCCTGAAGAACCCTACATCCATACTTGCGAGGATTCTGATGGGAAAGTACTGCCTTCACTCCCCGTTTTTGGAAACCCAACCTGCGTCAAGTATATCACACGGATGGCGGGGCATATTGGTAGGACGAGACCTGCTGCTGAAGGGTTTGGGTTGGTCTCTGGGATCTGGTACTGATGTTGCTCTGTGGACAGAACCTTGGCTATCGACAACAGAGCCTTCTACTCCTATGGGTCCTCCAACAAAAGCTACTAGGCATTGGCGAGTTAGTAACCTCATCCTCCCGGGGACTAATGAGTGGAATGTAGAAGCTATTCGAAACACCCTACCCCAATATGAAGAAAGTATCCGCAAGCTCCTCCCTAGCTCGTCAGAGCTACGAGATGAAAGGTTATGGTTATTCAACACGACAGGAGAATACACTACAAAGTCGGGATATGCAATTGCAAAACTCAACACTGGTGATCCAGCAACTCAGGAGTTAAACTGGAAGAAATGTATCTGGCAAGTTGATACATCGCCTAAGATCCGGCACTTCCTATGGAAAGCAAGTAGTAGAGCCTTGCCGGTTGGAGCTGCCCTAGCTACGCGTGGAATAGCAATCACTCCGACGTGTAAGAGGTGCGGGGAGCACGAGACAGAGCTTCACGTTCTTCTTCTTTGCCCTTTTGCAGCAAAAGTCTGGGACCTTGTCCCTTGTCTTTTTAAACCGGAAGCTCAAGGAGTGACATCTGTTGCTTCCTTACTCACACAATGCAGGAAAATGATCGCGTTACCACCAGTGGGGGTGGGGAGTACGCCTCTGTATCCTTGGATTCTCTGGCTCCTTTGGACCAATAGAAACCAGTTGTTGTTCGAAAATAAAACTTTCACAGAGGAAAACACAGTCCTTAAAGCGGTGCGTGATGCTAGAGCATGGAAGGCAGCTCAGACAATTGTCGTAATGCCTTCTTTACCACGTTTTGTGGTCGGGTCTTCACATTCATCTGTTGTATCATCTGTTGTTGTTAACTCTGTTGTTTGGACATCCTTTTCTGATGCAGCTTGGAACCCAGCAACAGGAGATTGTGGACTTGGTTGGGTACTTAGGGATTCTGCACACTCCATCGCGGAATGCTCCTCTTCAAACCGGCGTTTTGTTGCTTCAGCCCTGGTGGCCGAAGCCCTCGCGATTAAAGCTGCAGTTGCTGCTGCGGTCGCTTCTCATGTCAGTAGACTTGTTGTTCATTCTGACTCCAAGAATCTCATACTGCTCTTGAAGACTCAAGGTCAGGATGTGGCTCTGCGAGGAGTGCTACATGACATTCATGTTATGTCTCGCTCTCTCGAAtctatctcttttgtttttatccCGCGTTTAGCAAATGTACAAGCTGACTCCATGGCAAAAGCAGCTCTATCTTTATTTTCCTCCCCTGCAAACGTTGTAAActgaacatcatcttcttcgtttAATCTATGagtatttgatcaaaaaaaaaaagaaatatgttcTTCCATGGATAGCGAGCACtcttttggaaaaaaaacaaaatatatttaaactaatttatactAGTTTTAAACGTATATTAGCTTTTAAGCAACTTCGATTTAAATCGCTAAATATTCTTAACACagaaaaagaagtaaaaaactATTGTAGCTTGTATTCGCTTGAAGCAATTGTTCTGAATCTAGATACTGTATGTTTTATTTGTCTAGTTTAACTTCTAGCTGTCCAGCATCTAATTGATATGTACAAAAATGgtcaaaacaaatatatatttttcactttcaacaaatgaaaaaaagaaacattcttTGCAATTTTGAATCATTTAatttcgaaaaagaaaaaaaaattgaatcattAAATAGAATAttggagaaagaaagaaaagaaccCTAATCTAAGTGATTTAAAACTAATAAGGAATCTAAAATGATTCGGAGTGAATATGTCCGAAATCATTACATCCATTTGAAACCTAAACGTAGCTTCTTCGTCTTCGTTGATCTGTAAGCACATTTTCTCCTCTCTCGCGTCTCGCATATCTCGTTGGATCCCACTCGTCCCCCCTTATATATACGccttttaattttatctttcCTCCGATCTCCAGCTGTTTTTTCAAACTCTTTGATTTAGAGCAATGATTCCTCCTTAGGATCTTCGCCCCTTATCGGAGCTCGCATTCCGCATGAGCAAACGTGAGTCCCCCCccgcagaaaaaaaaaatcttcctCTTTAATGTGACCAGacatatctgtttttttttctttcttattggTCTGATTCTTGATTTGGTTTTGGTATGTATCATCATCAGAAAACACCTGaaacagatttttaaaaaaagttttaatcttTGGTTACAGGGTAGGTAGGTAGGTGCCTAGTGCTTCTTCTCCTGTTGTAccctttgcaaaaaaaaaggtcAACAATGACGGACCAAAGCTCTGTTGATGGGATTCTAGAGTTTCTCAAGAGAAATCGTTTCTCTAAAGCAGAGGAAGCTCTGCgtaatgagctcaacaacaacaacaaccctTCTGACTTAAATGGATTTCTTCAAAATCTTAACTTGGTGGACAAAGATTCCAAACCAAAGTCTGCTGGTCAAGTCTCCAAGGATCTTATTGTAAAGGATATTGGCACGGATGGGTCTGTTATCAAATGGGAGAATGGTGAGAAACCTTGCAAGAAGGGTATATCAAGGGAGATGAGCTTCACATTCTCTGAAAATTCAGGTGATGCTGCGCCTCCTGATGCGCCTTCCTGTAAATTTACTGCTTCAGGTAAGGGTACCTTAGACCCTTACCGAAGCACTGATGACACTAGTGGTAGCAGTTTGGTGGATTCATTTGCATTGGAACAGTCGAGCCGTGGTATCGATAAGAAAATAGTGGAAACTGGTGAAGATATCGTCTTCTTTGGCAACAAGACTACTTCATGGTCTGGAAATGCTACTAGTAAAGGGAAAGGGAACTCCGGATCCAAAGTGAATGAGATTGATAGGCTAGTTGAAAGTTTTGGGAAGCATGAGAATTATATGGGCAGCACACGCTTAAGAACTGAAGGTGTCGCAGATACTATAACCTCGGAGAACTTGAAAGAGTGTTCTGTGAAGACTCATTCTCAATCTTCGAGAGGCGATGCCTCAACCAGTTACAGTCAGGGTACCAGCTCGGATAAAAGAGAGGGAAAGAAAAAGGCAGGAGATGTTAATGATGTGAGGGCGGCGATCAAGGAGCAGGAGAGTGAGGTGGGAAGAGCTTTGTTCTTTGGTAAAACTCAATCTACTTTTGATGACAAGAACGTAAGCAGCTTGGGTTTCCCGCTTGTCTATGATACAAGGAAGGAAGAGTTTCCTAGGCTGCCTCCTGTTAAGCTTAAATCTGATGACAACCCTCTTAGTCTTTACTGTGAAGAGAAATTTGAGCGTGATGGTTCAAGTTCAAGGCCAATCAATGATGGAGAGGCTCTTCTCATAGGTTCATACCTTGATGTTCCCATTGGTCAAGAAATCAGCTCATCAGGTTAGATTACATGGTAACATACAGCTGCAAAGTTTCCATTCTGGTTACTGCAAATGTCTGCTCTCACTGTGTCCCTTTCTTTTAACTAaactatcttctttgttttgagttCTATAAGACCATGTTGCTTCACTTTCTACATTTTAGTTTGACCTTAACCGTATTAGTTTTAGTTGAGGTGTGAAAGTAAGTTTTAATCCCCCAATAATGTCATATAGGTGGAAAAAAATCTGCAGGGGGGAACTGGCTTTCAGTAAGCCAGGGAATAGCAGAGGATGTAGATGCGTCAGATCTTGTTTCTGGATTCGCTACCATCGGtgacggtttgagtgaatctGTTGATTACCGTAATGAGTACTGGGACTCTGATGAGTATGAGGATGATGACGACATTGGTTATGTCAGACAACCTATTGAGGATGAAACATGGTTTCTTTCCCATGAAATTGATTATCCAAGTGATCATGAGAAAGGAACCACCCGAGGGAGTCCTGATCACCACGGAAGAGATGCAACCAAAGACGAGGATGATCAGTCTTATGCAGAGGAGGCTTCTTATATATCCGGTGAACAGTATCCTCTAGCAAAAGTTGTTGAACCTATTTCTTCGGAAAATGACCGGAGACTTACCGTCTCAGAAATCTATCCGGCTAGCAAGAAAGATGATCTGATATCACAGTATATTGGGGAACTGGTGGATGAGGAAGTGCTGGATTCGATGCGTGGTGAGCCTGTTTGGCGGGGCTTTGAAGCTCAGAGAGGCGTAAATGTTGTTCATCGAAAGTCTCGTCTTGATGATGTTTGCCTGGAAGATGATCAGCATGATTCAGTCAGGTCGATTGGTGTGGGTATTAATAGTGATGCAGCTGATTTCGGCAGTGAAGTGCGTGAAAGTTTGGCTGGAGGGAGCAGTGAGGGAGATTTTGAGTATCCTCGTGACCATGATGCTGTAGCATCATCATCCAGGTTTAAACAGCTTTACTCTGAGTCAGAGAAGAAACATATTGATGTACCAAACAAGAACAAACAGAAAGGAAGTAAGAACGATGGTTCAGATTACATTGTAGATAAGGACTCAGGAGAAAGTTTCCATGTGAAGACTCAAACGGTAACTAGAGATAAGAACGCGGCAGAACGTTTGAGTGCTTCAACAGCTACTGATGATATGGTTGCTACTTGGAGAAGGAAAAGTAGTGATACGTCAAGTTCTTCTTCGGTGAAAGAAGATAATGCAACGTCCCTAAAATCTAGAAACTCAACATCTCCCTCGTCTCTGTCGAATTATGGTTGCGAAGAAAGAAAGCGTGCTGATAAAGAAGATGATGGTAGTGAAGAAAGTGAAGATGACAATGCGACAGCACTCGATGACGAAGAGGCAGTGGCTGTACAAGAGCAAGTCAGACAGATTAAGGCCCAAGAGGAGGAGTTTGAAACCTTTAACCTCAAGATCGTTCATAGAAAAAACAGGTAAGCTATTCTCCCTAGCTTTTATGGTTTGAAACCTTCATAGTTTCATATATATTTGGGTGCTGCTTTCTTATTCttattgtatatatttgatCAGAACTGGTTTTGAAGAGGAAAAGAACTTTCACGTGGTTCTAAACTCGGTCATTGCTGGGCGTTACCATGTCACGGAGTACCTTGGATCAGCAGCCTTCAGTAAAGCCATACAAGCGCATGACTTACAGACAGGAATGGACgtttgtataaaaattataaagaacaACAAAGACTTCTTTGACCAGAGTCTTGATGAGATAAAGCTTTTGAAGTATGTCAATAAGCATGACCCTGCTGACAAACACCATCTTCTCCGGCTGTATGATTACTTTTATTACCGGGTAAGTGAATCACCACCTCTGTTGCTTTctgctagaaaaaaaaatatcaaaatggaCCAGCTGGTGTTGTAATTTATAGGGGAGGTTCGTAAATTATGGTTTCAttggatatgttttttttttttttttttgcaggagcATTTGCTAATTGTATGTGAACTTCTAAAGGCTAATCTATACGAATTCCACAAATTTAACAGAGAATCAGGTGGTGAAGTTTATTTCACAATGCCAAGATTGCAGGTTAGTCCACCGCTTTAGAATAGTTACATATCAAAGTCGATTCCTGATcattcttttgtattttttttttgttgtacaGTCAATCACTATCCAATGCCTTGAAGCACTTCAGTTTCTACATGGACTAGGACTTATACACTGTGATTTGAAGCCTGAGAACATATTGGTGAAAAGTTACAGCAGATGTGAAATAAAAGTCATTGACCTTGGAAGCAGCTGTTTCGAGACGGATCACCTATGCTCCTATGTCCAGTCAAGGTCATATAGAGCACCAGAAGTCATTTTGGGACTTCCTTATGATAAAAAGATAGACGTTTGGTCTCTTGGGTGCATTTTGGCTGAACTATGTACAGGCAATGTAAGTTTTCTTGCATTTGCTGATATCATTACTCATTTTTAATCCAATAGTATTTGGAATGGGAAGAAACCACATTTTCATATCTGTAATCAGAGCATAGTAATAGTTCTAATGGCATCAATAATGTCGTTTTTTTCACAGGTTCTTTTCCAGAATGATTCTCCAGCCAGTTTGCTTGCAAGGGTTATGGGAATCATAGGATCTATCGATCATGAAATGCTTAGGAAAGGACGTGATTCCCACAAATACTTTACGAAAAACCGAATGCTATACGAGAGGAACCAGGTGAGTGGGTTTAATGAACATTTGCTTGAATCCCAAATACTCTTGGAGCTCTGAGTGTTGAATGGAAGAAGGATATATATGTGATCCCTGCTAATAAGAACAATCTTTCTAATTTTTGGCAGGAAAGCAGCAGATTAGAGTACCTGATACCTAAAAGAACATCATTGAGACATCGGCTACCAATGGGTGACAAGGGATTTACAGACTTTGTGGCTCATCTTCTTGAGATAAACCCAAAGAAGCGTCCTTCTGCCTCAGAGGCTCTCAAGCATCCTTGGCTTTCATACCCGTACGAGCCAATCTCGGCTTAAACAACAAGTGACTTACTACTTAGGGGAAagcttatttattattattagtgttaTCTGTGCAAAGGTTCAAAGCTCCGTTCGGTGGTTGACCATTTTAACGTAAGTTTTCATTCCTCTGTCATCATCAGTCAAAGAGGTTATGTATGTGAGTGCAAAGGTGAGAGATGAAAAGAATTTTTGGGTGAGTGGTGAAATTTGATTAGATCATGTAACATTGGCTTGTGATTATATTACTGTTAGAAACAGATTGTAGTAAGACTTGTTTTCCTTTTGTATCAACTGCTGATCCTTAGTCCTTTTTATTATGATATTTATGAATGTTTACTTTCAtgttattttcgtttttatgttgtttttttggttCGATTGGTAGGCTTTACTAAATTATAAGTATgagataatttttaataatagtagAATGGATAGTGAAAGAAAAAGCAATTTAAAATTCAActtaagatgatggtcaaactCTTTAGAGCGTCTGTTATTTCCGTTTCTCtaaataaagaatattttataacattaattccactaatatagata includes:
- the LOC108828204 gene encoding uncharacterized protein LOC108828204 isoform X2 — encoded protein: MTDQSSVDGILEFLKRNRFSKAEEALRNELNNNNNPSDLNGFLQNLNLVDKDSKPKSAGQVSKDLIVKDIGTDGSVIKWENGEKPCKKGISREMSFTFSENSGDAAPPDAPSCKFTASGKGTLDPYRSTDDTSGSSLVDSFALEQSSRGIDKKIVETGEDIVFFGNKTTSWSGNATSKGKGNSGSKVNEIDRLVESFGKHENYMGSTRLRTEGVADTITSENLKECSVKTHSQSSRGDASTSYSQGTSSDKREGKKKAGDVNDVRAAIKEQESEVGRALFFGKTQSTFDDKNVSSLGFPLVYDTRKEEFPRLPPVKLKSDDNPLSLYCEEKFERDGSSSRPINDGEALLIGSYLDVPIGQEISSSGGNWLSVSQGIAEDVDASDLVSGFATIGDGLSESVDYRNEYWDSDEYEDDDDIGYVRQPIEDETWFLSHEIDYPSDHEKGTTRGSPDHHGRDATKDEDDQSYAEEASYISGEQYPLAKVVEPISSENDRRLTVSEIYPASKKDDLISQYIGELVDEEVLDSMRGEPVWRGFEAQRGVNVVHRKSRLDDVCLEDDQHDSVRSIGVGINSDAADFGSEVRESLAGGSSEGDFEYPRDHDAVASSSRFKQLYSESEKKHIDVPNKNKQKGSKNDGSDYIVDKDSGESFHVKTQTVTRDKNAAERLSASTATDDMVATWRRKSSDTSSSSSVKEDNATSLKSRNSTSPSSLSNYGCEERKRADKEDDGSEESEDDNATALDDEEAVAVQEQVRQIKAQEEEFETFNLKIVHRKNRTGFEEEKNFHVVLNSVIAGRYHVTEYLGSAAFSKAIQAHDLQTGMDVCIKIIKNNKDFFDQSLDEIKLLKYVNKHDPADKHHLLRLYDYFYYREHLLIVCELLKANLYEFHKFNRESGGEVYFTMPRLQSITIQCLEALQFLHGLGLIHCDLKPENILVKSYSRCEIKVIDLGSSCFETDHLCSYVQSRSYRAPEVILGLPYDKKIDVWSLGCILAELCTGNVLFQNDSPASLLARVMGIIGSIDHEMLRKGRDSHKYFTKNRMLYERNQESSRLEYLIPKRTSLRHRLPMGDKGFTDFVAHLLEINPKKRPSASEALKHPWLSYPYEPISA
- the LOC108828204 gene encoding uncharacterized protein LOC108828204 isoform X1, which produces MTDQSSVDGILEFLKRNRFSKAEEALRNELNNNNNPSDLNGFLQNLNLVDKDSKPKSAGQVSKDLIVKDIGTDGSVIKWENGEKPCKKGISREMSFTFSENSGDAAPPDAPSCKFTASGKGTLDPYRSTDDTSGSSLVDSFALEQSSRGIDKKIVETGEDIVFFGNKTTSWSGNATSKGKGNSGSKVNEIDRLVESFGKHENYMGSTRLRTEGVADTITSENLKECSVKTHSQSSRGDASTSYSQGTSSDKREGKKKAGDVNDVRAAIKEQESEVGRALFFGKTQSTFDDKNVSSLGFPLVYDTRKEEFPRLPPVKLKSDDNPLSLYCEEKFERDGSSSRPINDGEALLIGSYLDVPIGQEISSSGGKKSAGGNWLSVSQGIAEDVDASDLVSGFATIGDGLSESVDYRNEYWDSDEYEDDDDIGYVRQPIEDETWFLSHEIDYPSDHEKGTTRGSPDHHGRDATKDEDDQSYAEEASYISGEQYPLAKVVEPISSENDRRLTVSEIYPASKKDDLISQYIGELVDEEVLDSMRGEPVWRGFEAQRGVNVVHRKSRLDDVCLEDDQHDSVRSIGVGINSDAADFGSEVRESLAGGSSEGDFEYPRDHDAVASSSRFKQLYSESEKKHIDVPNKNKQKGSKNDGSDYIVDKDSGESFHVKTQTVTRDKNAAERLSASTATDDMVATWRRKSSDTSSSSSVKEDNATSLKSRNSTSPSSLSNYGCEERKRADKEDDGSEESEDDNATALDDEEAVAVQEQVRQIKAQEEEFETFNLKIVHRKNRTGFEEEKNFHVVLNSVIAGRYHVTEYLGSAAFSKAIQAHDLQTGMDVCIKIIKNNKDFFDQSLDEIKLLKYVNKHDPADKHHLLRLYDYFYYREHLLIVCELLKANLYEFHKFNRESGGEVYFTMPRLQSITIQCLEALQFLHGLGLIHCDLKPENILVKSYSRCEIKVIDLGSSCFETDHLCSYVQSRSYRAPEVILGLPYDKKIDVWSLGCILAELCTGNVLFQNDSPASLLARVMGIIGSIDHEMLRKGRDSHKYFTKNRMLYERNQESSRLEYLIPKRTSLRHRLPMGDKGFTDFVAHLLEINPKKRPSASEALKHPWLSYPYEPISA